Proteins co-encoded in one Vibrio aquimaris genomic window:
- a CDS encoding phosphate ABC transporter substrate-binding protein yields the protein MKTVLTLLVSLFFSAQAVSAIAVIVNKSSSAALDKEQISRIYLNLDKKLPDGKPIIPIAHSSSSALAGEFNQNVVGKSSSQYKAYWSKLIFTGKGTPPKEVDSDSDVIQLISNNPDLIGYIDKSSVTDSVKVIGEF from the coding sequence ATGAAAACAGTACTTACTCTACTCGTATCGTTGTTTTTTTCGGCCCAAGCGGTGTCAGCAATCGCAGTGATTGTTAACAAGTCGAGCTCAGCAGCGTTAGACAAAGAGCAAATATCACGTATCTATTTGAATTTGGACAAAAAGCTACCTGATGGTAAGCCTATCATCCCAATTGCACATTCGTCATCTAGTGCACTTGCGGGTGAGTTCAACCAAAATGTTGTGGGTAAATCAAGCTCACAGTATAAGGCATATTGGTCTAAGCTTATCTTTACGGGAAAAGGAACACCTCCGAAGGAAGTCGATAGCGACAGTGATGTGATCCAGCTAATTTCAAATAATCCCGACTTGATTGGCTATATCGATAAAAGCAGTGTGACGGACAGCGTCAAAGTTATCGGTGAGTTTTAG